CAGACCGCTGAAGGTAACCTGAACGAAATCAACACCAACTTACAGCGTATCCGTGAGCTGGCTGTTCAGGCTGCAAACGACACCAACGGTTCTACCGACCTGACTTCCATCAACACGGAAATCACTCAGCGTCTGTCTGAAATCGACCGTATCGCTGGTGGTGCTAACTTCAACGGCAAAAAACTGCTGGACGGTTCTGTAAGCACCGCTCTGAAAATTCAGGTTGGCGCTGGTACTTCTTCTAACGATACCATCTCCATCGACAGCAACGCACTGATCAACGCCACTTCCGGTACTCTGGACTCTGCCCTGAGCACCTCTATCGCAGACAACTCCTCTGCACAGGCTGTGATTTCTGCTGCTGACGCTGCTATCGCTAAGATCGATACCGCGCGTTCTAACATGGGTGCGATTCAGAACCGTTTTGAATCTACCATCAACAACCTGAACAACTCTATCAACAACCTGTCTGCGGCACAGTCCCGTATCCAGGACGCTGACTACGCGACCGAAGTTTCTAACATGTCTCGCGCTCAGATCCTGCAACAGGCTGGTACTTCTGTACTGTCTCAGGCAAACCAGGTTCCGCAGTCCATGCTGTCCCTGCTGCGTTAATAGACGCTCAAGCTTTCAAAAAGGTTGCTGGAAACAGCAACCTTTTTTTTTGCCTGTCAGTTATCGGCATTTACCTTAAATGCAATCTCCAAAATAAGCCGCTATTCGCGGGGTTTTTCACTCCATTATGCCCGCGACCCCGATGTTACCCTTTCAGGAAAGCTTCCTCTTTGCGTGTCGCGAAGGGCGATCACCTCCATGTTGCGACAGATATGGCCGGGTTGACTGGCAAAACGCCGTCGCGCGTTGCAATTAATGATGAGTTAAAACCGATGAATCAGTTTGCCCAGTGTCGTGCAATGCATCAGTACTACCGTGACATCTTCACCCGCGCCATCTATCTCCCGGAAGCGGATGTGATCCCGTCGCATCTGGTGGCGGAAGTGCTGCACTTCTGGAGCACCGATTATGCCGCGATGGAGCCTGCCATTATGGCGGCACCAATGCCGCCCGAGCTGGACGCTGAAAAAGCGCTGGCGATTAAACATCTGCTGTGCGCCGCAACGCTTGCCAACCAGGCGTTCGACAGTAAAAAGCAGGGGCATCAGATTGCCGCCGTGGAAGGTTTCGGCGATCGAGTGACCGCGCACGTGGTGGAAGCGCTTAAGCGCGACGACTCGGTTAATCTCGTGGTCGCCGCCATTCAGCTGCTGTTTCGTGTGGGCGAAATTGATGGCGCGGTCTTTTTAATCTCGAATCATCTCTCCCGTCTCAGCAACAGCGCGCCGGTCCTGAAAATCCTGCTGCTTATCTGCCTGATGGAAGAAGATTACAACCA
The genomic region above belongs to Cronobacter malonaticus LMG 23826 and contains:
- a CDS encoding flagellin, with product MSVINTNLLSLTTQTNLNKSQSALGTAIERLSSGLRINSAKDDAAGQAIANRMTSQVKGMTQAARNANDGISLVQTAEGNLNEINTNLQRIRELAVQAANDTNGSTDLTSINTEITQRLSEIDRIAGGANFNGKKLLDGSVSTALKIQVGAGTSSNDTISIDSNALINATSGTLDSALSTSIADNSSAQAVISAADAAIAKIDTARSNMGAIQNRFESTINNLNNSINNLSAAQSRIQDADYATEVSNMSRAQILQQAGTSVLSQANQVPQSMLSLLR